Part of the Nicotiana tabacum cultivar K326 chromosome 20, ASM71507v2, whole genome shotgun sequence genome, AAAGAGATCGAGGATATGCTAAAGTGCCTTATGGAACAATATGATGAGATACAACTGCGGGTACAAAGGCAAGgggcaactattcacaacttggagtctcaagcgaataaattaattgaaccttgtaaagcgcaacaagttgacattgtggatagtagccaatatAAGTATGAATTGGCTGCAGAAATTGCTATTATACTGGAGGATTTAAAAAAATACGAGGATGAGCTAGAGGAGGAGGTCAGAatagaacaccaacaatctatccagctagaatttgaggatgccgatgttgaagaagtaatactagagtcaaccagggACACTgaagatacaaatttagttgactctagtgtgaatgatgttgaggatgttgaaagtcctgaagttcatatgtttgagcgcattggtccacactccaagcattttccacattatgtttggatgatgatacggaaatagagtcatccgatCCAATTGaagagtcaaggaatgaggaacaaggtgcatATATTCTAgaattcttcttgccagaaagtcaGGATTACATACCTCATACAAAGGCCAAGgagtgcagaatactacattatttccTTGGGCCAGTTAGATTCGTTCCACCGACCCATGaccataatcataagcttgaatcaaaacttggggttcaattcataagctcgaggtggaggcaaaaagtgattcacgtcgtgccgcgacattaaatcaagcgcttgttgggaggcaacccaactttattttatttttattttttatttagtttattattttttttattgtattattcttgtagtgtcgatttttgatttttaggaGAATGGAACGCAAAgccattggaaggatgcaacaacaaacaaGATGgtatggttggaactaagtgtgcggtacccgcacgaaggaccaggtctgggagaagtctgagtaccccatgagatgCTAGTACTTTGGCCTTTGGGCTACCAGGGAGTTTCTCTTACCCTCTTATGGTTATTCTATGCATTAAGGACAATGCATAAttataagtgtggggtgaggagattgtctgggtgacttttcATGCTACTTTAGCTGTGTtagtttaattaaataatattttttttaaagattggacttttcccgatgatgaatctattagacaattttcttgagggatttaagtctaaaaaaaaaaaacaaaaatattttcttttgttaggtagtgcagcaattaccccttggtttttctttaaaccacggttcttttccaagggttttgtttgaaccgggtgtagttagtttttttttgggagtaggagccattgtgttgtgttttgaattgaagcaatatctcttgactttattatgccttgagaatagtgagtactttgggtgtgacgcttaggctcagttttcgACTCTTGTATAAATACCTTAAATTTATTATCTTAACTTTGTTTAACTACTTTGACTAAAGTGTCTTGATAAAActaatcctgagtgagttatgtgtcatgtgtgtgtaaggatttgttatattctgtgcattgcatttgattcctagaacttgccatgtgtgtttgcaaagagaaatagtagttttttttcagtcttggaagtgatataggtgtttctttgttgagccagatatgtatattttacccacctaattgttatgtatcgtagttaacccctttgagcctgtaatcttgtttctttggcaaccacattacaagtcttactcatttgtttgaattaatcatctatttgaaccttttaacctctcatgagcacttgaattattatgaactatgtaaaagttaaagtgtggggcgGTTGGTTTGGCTTTTAAGTGAAACTAATGAAAtcaggagaaaggtgcattgttttgaacgagtaagagccacttgaattgaaaaacaaTAGTTGTATTGCTGTGGAAAAAAAGTATTCATTAATAAATGGTGACTCTTAATGTAATTGTACTTAGAGAAGTATGTGATAAtaacattgatgtgaaggtggagtcatGGTTTGACGTAAGCATGGGCTTGAAtgttaaatatatgtattaaagtgcttagggaggtgtagtcactcttatatcaaAATGTATCTTACACGTCCtatagcctacattacaaccaaattaagtcctacttgatcctagactgaatgagctcgattagtagagtagtacactacgggcaagcttatggtgtatcttttgtggcatatgaatattatttctgagagtgagtgaattctttctatcttgagttcctaagtgttcttaaattttattgtgtggaactactctcttttgttgtgtgaggtacttgattcatgaaggaaagttaatccttgacctctatgttagagtaaggtaggtgaattgtgaataatgcgtggtacttatgagtcaaatcttgaggtgaagatgttacgcttttgtgcttagtctattttaaatactcttggtatgatgagttaggagaattgtttaaaaaggtcgtgtctataaaaaaaagtgtagtttgattgctcgaggacgagcaatagtttaagtgtAGGGTGTTGACGATAGGTTATAATTACGTtctttagtcgcttattacactcaaatttactgcactttagttgagtttgcatTTTAATcgttagtgttttgcactaattgtgtattttatgtcttgtaggagtgatttcaagctatatagatgttatggagtgaattcaagtgatttggagctttgacgtctgagtaaaagcccaagaattTAAGTTGGGATCGTATTCGAGGATCAACGAATGATAGAGCAACAACACGAAAagtcgagtaggcatattgcgtactgtctagtaaaatgcacataactttttgcTCAAACCTttatttgggctccacaatatatgattagaaatctaactcaaagaactaaaactttcatgttttacgattttccaaattccaaacagaACAGGGTGAAAAATATAGTCGAAACCGCGACCGCGGACCTGAGGCGGACTGAGGCAGTATACCTGCCATATACCGCGTTTGTACCGTGGTCGGACCACGGCCGCAGTGTCCAGACCTAAAACAATTATCCTTTTTCATGTTGGAGAAGGTATAATAGTTTGGGCCTGACCCTACTTGATATATATACGTGGAAAAACGGTATTTTGGCAGGTTGGATATACTTTTGatacagattcgacctaaggaggcagagacataaataggagcaaggcggggaattcttctacgagtttttccttcctcttcctatttttcattgttggttatgacttttagtattgttgttttacatactattatgaatagctaatttgttatctagggttttgatggaaccttttgtaggataaattcttgttatgtttatatataattgagtcgtagtattttctctatttgttcagctatattatttttgtggttgattgaagggccctcaattagctgtgcctatttagtatgcataactcggaAAAGAGTGCATacttaggtaattgttgaacaacaccactcccaaagtatatgagggatcaataatcgagggtttaaaggcgggattagggataacgaaacattgggtgcgatctaagtgagctgtaattaaagccagctagcataactcgggagagtatgtctagtaaattatcgtaattactAGGGAGAGAAGTACAATATGCAGAgcactcatgatcggtagagaatacttaggcgaaattatagaagacatagcgggaaggattccgacaattggggaaatcataactctagacctccttaatcttgtctctaacccttagtatcTGTAGTTGTTAATttcctattttaatttgttagttaattagttaaacacaagaatcttaatatctataagttaggaactgttcaagtttgtcttcttggtgatagtgaacagttgtagctaggccttagttctctgtgggattcgactccggacttgtaaaccggattatatttgcaacgaccgcttagtcctttttataaggcataattGGGTGTGATCAATATCACGGGAGAAGATTATGGGGAGAGGTTACAGATTTGTGGAATTACAATCATAATATTGATGAGTAATGAGAGGTTATTCACATCATGGGTAAAAATAGTGGGAGTAGTGGACATCCACATTAACTCTAGGTTTTACAGCACTCCCATTTGGATGTCCAAAAATAGATAatatgcctcgttaaaaccttactaagaaaaaaccccgtgggaaaaaaatcttagtgaaggaaaaagagtacacatatttgtaatatgctttatttgatgcctcgttaaaaaccttatcaggaaaacccagtgggacaaaacctaggctaagggaaaaagagtatatCGCGTATCTTACTCCCTCTCGTGAAAACATCACTTTATTTCTCGAAGACGCCACATTCTAATCTCATGTCTCAACTTCTCAAATGTTAAGGTTGGTAATGCCTTTGcgaacagatcagccaaatttTCACATGAACGAATCTGTAGAATATTAATTTCACCATTTTGTTGAAAATCATGCGTGAAAAaagaactttggtgaaatgtgttttgttctctTCTTTGATGTATCCTCCTTTCAGTTGAGCAATACaagcagcattgtcttcatatagTGTAGTTGGATTATCCTTTTTCATAAGAAAACTACACATTTTCTGAATATGCTGAGTCATTGATCTCAACCAAACACATTCCCGACTAGCTTtatgaatggctattatctcggCATGATTTGAAGATGTGGCAGCTACTGTTTGTTCCATTGAACTCCATGATATAGTTGTACCTCCATACGTAAACAAATAGCCTTTTTTTGTGAAAGGGCTTtatgtggatcagacaaataaccTGCATCGGCATAGCCAATTATTTCTGACTTGAATTCATTAGAATAAAACAATCTCATATCTATAGTTCCCCGAAGATAtctaaatatatgtttaacaCCATTGCAATGTCTTCTTGTTGGGGAGGAGCTGAATCTTGCTAATAAGCTTACTGCAAAAGCAATATCTGGTCGGgtattattggcaagatacatcaGCGCCCCAATTGTACTAAGATATGGAGTTTCATCACCAATGAGATCTTCATTATTTTCTTGAGGCCGAAATGGATATTTATTTATGTCGAGCGATCTCACAACCattggggtactcaatggatgtgcatTATCCATGTAAAATCACTTTAAAACCTTTTTAGTGTATGTTTATTGATGGACAAAAGTTTCATTTGGTACATGCTCAATTTGTaggccaagacaaaattttgtcttaccaagatctttcatttcaaacacTCTACAACCTTTGGAATCTCTTTAGAAGTGCCAATGATATTCAAGTCATCAACATACAGAGCTATGGtgacaaattcagatccagacctctTAATAAAGATCCAAGGGCAAATAGGGTCATTTTTGTACCTTCATTTAGCAAATACTC contains:
- the LOC142174295 gene encoding secreted RxLR effector protein 161-like, whose protein sequence is MDNAHPLSTPMVVRSLDINKYPFRPQENNEDLIGDETPYLSTIGALMYLANNTRPDIAFAVSLLARFSSSPTRRHCNGVKHIFRYLRGTIDMRLFYSNEFKSEIIGYADAGYLSDPHKALSQKKAICLRMEVQLYHGVQWNKQ